A portion of the Meriones unguiculatus strain TT.TT164.6M chromosome 11, Bangor_MerUng_6.1, whole genome shotgun sequence genome contains these proteins:
- the Rgs1 gene encoding regulator of G-protein signaling 1, protein MRAAAISMPKLDKMPEMVFSASPKNLKEPSHSLLDDKTQKKKPKTFGMDVKAYLRSMIPHLESGMKSSRSKDILSAEEVIQWSQSLEKLLANQTGQNVFGNFLKSEFSDENIEFWLACEDYKKTESHLLHRKAENIYKTFVHSDAVKQINIDFHTRESTAKKIKAPTPTSFDEAQKVIYALMEKDSYPRFLKSNIYLNLLNDLQANSLK, encoded by the exons ATGAGAGCTGCAGCCATCTCCATGCCAAAGCTGGACAAAATGCCAGAAATGGTCTTCTCTGCTAGCCCCAAGAATCTGAAAGAACCTAGCCATTCACTTCTAGACGACAAAACGcaaaaaaagaagccaaagacTTT TGGAATGGATGTGAAAGCATACCTGAGATCAATGATCCCACATCTGGAGTCTGGAATGAAATCATCCAGGTCCAAAGACAT ACTTTCTGCTGAGGAAGTAATACAGTGGTCTCAATCTCTGGAAAAACTTCTTGCTAACCAGA CTGGTCAAAACGTCTTTGGAAATTTTCTAAAGTCTGAGTTCAGTGATGAGAACATTGAATTTTGGTTGGCTTGTGAAGACTATAAGAAAACAGAGTCTCACCTTTTGCATAGAAAAGCAGAGAATATATACAAAACATTTGTGCATTCAGATGCTGTGAAACAA ATCAATATTGACTTTCATACTCGAGAATCTACAGCCAAGAAGATTAAAGCACCCACTCCCACATCCTTTGATGAAGCACAAAAAGTCATCTACGCACTTATGGAAAAGGATTCTTATCCCAGGTTCCTGAAATCAAATATTTACTTAAATCTTCTAAATGACCTTCAGGCTAATAGCTTAAAGTGA